In Candidatus Eremiobacteraceae bacterium, a single window of DNA contains:
- a CDS encoding RidA family protein, which produces MERLHIASGSPWEGRVGYARAVRAGAHVFVSGTTGTDETGSVVASDPYAQAKAALARIAHALHEAGVRPEDVVRTRIYVTDIAAQWEAVGRAHAEMFAGVRPACTMVEVRRLIAPDVLVEIEADAIVGGA; this is translated from the coding sequence ATGGAGCGGCTTCACATCGCAAGCGGCTCGCCGTGGGAGGGTCGCGTCGGCTACGCCCGGGCCGTACGGGCGGGCGCCCACGTGTTTGTGTCCGGTACCACCGGCACCGATGAGACCGGGTCGGTGGTCGCGTCCGACCCATACGCGCAGGCGAAAGCGGCGCTTGCTCGCATCGCGCACGCGCTGCACGAGGCCGGCGTCCGGCCGGAGGACGTCGTGCGAACACGCATCTACGTCACAGATATCGCAGCGCAATGGGAAGCGGTCGGCCGGGCGCACGCGGAGATGTTCGCCGGCGTTCGGCCCGCGTGCACGATGGTCGAGGTGAGGCGGCTGATCGCACCCGATGTGCTCGTGGAGATAGAGGCCGACGCCATCGTCGGGGGGGCATGA